A region of the Sandaracinaceae bacterium genome:
CCTCTTCTGCGACTGGCGCTACCTGCCCGACGGCAGCGACAAGCCCGACTTCGTGCTGAACCAGCCCGAGAGTCAAGGGGCCTCCGTGCTCCTCGCCGGCGACAACTTCGGCTGCGGCAGCTCGCGCGAGCACGCGCCCTGGGCGCTCGTCGGGTGGGGCCTGCGCGCCATCATCACCACCAGCTTCGCGGACATCTTCAAGAGCAACTCCCTGAAGAACGGCCTGTTGCCCATCGAGGTCAGCAAGGACGTGCACAAGAAGCTCATGGCGACCGTCAACGCGGACCGCGCGGCGCGCGTCAAGATCGACCTCGAGTCGCAGACCCTGACGCTGCCCGACGGCGAGCAG
Encoded here:
- the leuD gene encoding 3-isopropylmalate dehydratase small subunit translates to MAKFTTLESHVVPLPAENVDTDQIIPARFLKVTDKDGLGASLFCDWRYLPDGSDKPDFVLNQPESQGASVLLAGDNFGCGSSREHAPWALVGWGLRAIITTSFADIFKSNSLKNGLLPIEVSKDVHKKLMATVNADRAARVKIDLESQTLTLPDGEQVSFPVDGFAKHCLLNGIDQLGYILGFEEQIAKYEQSRP